One Actinomadura viridis genomic region harbors:
- a CDS encoding ROK family transcriptional regulator has protein sequence MPTTPNQRIERSRRTILDALNQSFPATRQELSRRTGLAPSTVAGIVRGLLAEGLVHEHEAADHAGRGRPSARLSPRRPPGHIVGIDFGHTHISAALATTAQEIVTEGRVRLDVDASAGNALDQAAILVAGLLDRAGVPAGSVRRTAAGIPGPINQRTGRIQSATILAGWAGVRPGRELGARLGDEVVIANDAELAALAEHTHGAGQNVSDLIYVKASHGIGAGLILAGRRYTGAYGASGEIGHTLVQEGGSQCRCGQRGCLESVVSIGEVWRQLTAAGLPSPDHPEDLSLDALVGDPVAARIVADAGRRLGRVLSDLCNALDPAMLVIGGELATGGDALLEGIRESLRRFAQPAISDRVQVRSSPLGHRAALVGALTLAAAESPL, from the coding sequence GTGCCCACCACACCGAACCAGCGGATCGAGCGCAGCAGGCGCACGATCCTCGACGCGCTGAACCAGTCCTTCCCGGCGACCCGGCAGGAGCTGAGCCGCCGGACCGGCCTCGCACCGAGCACGGTGGCGGGGATCGTCCGGGGCCTGCTGGCCGAAGGGCTGGTGCACGAGCACGAGGCCGCCGACCACGCGGGACGCGGCAGGCCCTCCGCCCGGCTGTCCCCGCGCCGCCCTCCGGGGCACATCGTCGGGATCGACTTCGGGCACACCCACATCTCCGCGGCCCTCGCCACGACCGCGCAGGAGATCGTCACCGAGGGCAGGGTCCGCCTCGACGTGGACGCCTCGGCGGGCAACGCGCTCGACCAGGCGGCGATCCTGGTCGCCGGGCTGCTGGACCGCGCGGGAGTCCCGGCCGGATCGGTCCGGCGGACGGCGGCGGGCATCCCGGGCCCGATCAACCAGAGGACCGGCCGGATCCAGTCGGCCACGATCCTCGCCGGCTGGGCCGGGGTCCGGCCCGGCCGGGAACTCGGCGCCCGGCTCGGGGACGAGGTGGTCATCGCCAACGACGCCGAACTCGCCGCGCTGGCCGAGCACACGCACGGGGCCGGGCAGAACGTGTCCGACCTGATCTACGTCAAGGCGTCCCACGGCATCGGCGCCGGACTGATCCTCGCGGGCCGGCGGTACACCGGGGCGTACGGGGCGTCCGGGGAGATCGGGCACACGCTCGTCCAGGAGGGCGGGTCGCAGTGCCGGTGCGGGCAGCGCGGCTGCCTGGAGTCCGTGGTGTCGATCGGCGAGGTGTGGAGGCAGCTCACCGCGGCCGGCCTCCCCTCGCCCGACCACCCCGAGGACCTCTCCCTCGACGCCCTGGTCGGCGACCCGGTCGCGGCCCGTATCGTCGCCGACGCGGGACGCCGGCTCGGACGGGTCCTGTCCGACCTGTGCAACGCCCTGGACCCCGCGATGCTCGTCATCGGCGGCGAGCTCGCGACCGGAGGGGACGCCCTTCTCGAAGGGATCCGCGAGTCCCTGCGCCGCTTCGCCCAGCCCGCGATCAGTGACCGCGTCCAGGTCCGCTCCTCGCCCCTGGGCCACCGCGCCGCCCTGGTGGGGGCCCTGACCCTCGCCGCGGCGGAGTCCCCCCTCTGA